A portion of the Punica granatum isolate Tunisia-2019 chromosome 7, ASM765513v2, whole genome shotgun sequence genome contains these proteins:
- the LOC116214279 gene encoding thioredoxin-like fold domain-containing protein MRL7 homolog, chloroplastic isoform X1 has translation MFLQAFTPKYIPAPLPLSQICLHHPKLTRHSSRLLPSRAAAACTKSSSEAAPNADEPIEGDDLAEPRTLRMTKPRKARRGRRSEAAAVEDFVRDSLDQTFASIRKQSPEVFENYKEDAILKNRKGRAEDDDDDCDGDENDDEREKEFVVEEESMSWPVDADVGWGIRASEYFEQHPIRNVVGEGGAEIDWEGEVEDSWVKEINCLEWESFAFHPSPLIVLVFERYNRFLRASENWKALKELESAIKVYWKCKDRLPPRAIKIDINIERDLAYALKVKNCPQVLFLRGNKILYREKEFRTADELIQMIAHFYYNAKKPSWVKDTALNPAYKF, from the exons ATGTTCCTCCAAGCTTTCACACCAAAGTATATCCCTGCGCCACTTCCTTTGTCCCAGATCTGTCTGCACCACCCAAAGCTCACCCGACACAGCTCGAGACTTCTTCCAAGCCGTGCTGCTGCTGCCTGCACTAAATCTTCTTCTGAAGCAGCACCGAATGCTGATGAGCCTATTGAAGGTGACGACCTTGCAGAGCCGAGAACTCTTCGAATGACAAAGCCGAGGAAGGCTCGAAGGGGTCGCAGGAGCGAAGCTGCTGCTGTGGAAGACTTTGTCAGGGACTCCCTCGATCAAACATTTGCATCGATTCGGAAGCAGAGCCCGGAGGTTTTTGAGAATTACAAGGAAGATGCAATTCTAAAAAACAGGAAG GGAAGAGCTGaagatgacgatgatgattGTGACGGTGATGAAAATGATGatgaaagagagaaagagtttGTAGTTGAGGAGGAAAGTATGAGTTGGCCCGTTGATGCTGACGTGGGTTGGGGAATAAGAGCATCAGAGTATTTTGAGCAACACCCTATCAGGAATGTCGTTGGGGAAGGCGGTGCTGAGATTGACTGGGAAGGAGAAGTAGAGGATAGTTGGGTTAAGGAGATCAATTGTCTGGAATGGGAGAGCTTCGCTTTCCATCCAAGCCCATTGATTGTCCTTGTGTTTGAGAGATACAACAG GTTTTTAAGGGCTTCAGAGAATTGGAAAGCTTTGAAGGAACTTGAGAGTGCTATTAAAGTTTACTGGAAGTGTAAAGATCGACTACCCCCTCGG GCTATAAAAATAGACATTAACATTGAGAGAGATTTGGCATATGCtcttaaagttaaaaattgcCCACAAGTTCTGTTCTTACGAGGAAACAAAATCTTATACCGGGAGAAAG AGTTCCGAACTGCCGATGAGTTGATTCAGATGATCGCGCACTTCTATTATAATGCGAAGAAGCCTTCATGGGTCAAGGATACAGCTCTAAACCCTGCTTACAAATTCTAA
- the LOC116214279 gene encoding thioredoxin-like fold domain-containing protein MRL7 homolog, chloroplastic isoform X2 → MFLQAFTPKYIPAPLPLSQICLHHPKLTRHSSRLLPSRAAAACTKSSSEAAPNADEPIEGDDLAEPRTLRMTKPRKARRGRRSEAAAVEDFVRDSLDQTFASIRKQSPEVFENYKEDAILKNRKGRAEDDDDDCDGDENDDEREKEFVVEEESMSWPVDADVGWGIRASEYFEQHPIRNVVGEGGAEIDWEGEVEDSWVKEINCLEWESFAFHPSPLIVLVFERYNRASENWKALKELESAIKVYWKCKDRLPPRAIKIDINIERDLAYALKVKNCPQVLFLRGNKILYREKEFRTADELIQMIAHFYYNAKKPSWVKDTALNPAYKF, encoded by the exons ATGTTCCTCCAAGCTTTCACACCAAAGTATATCCCTGCGCCACTTCCTTTGTCCCAGATCTGTCTGCACCACCCAAAGCTCACCCGACACAGCTCGAGACTTCTTCCAAGCCGTGCTGCTGCTGCCTGCACTAAATCTTCTTCTGAAGCAGCACCGAATGCTGATGAGCCTATTGAAGGTGACGACCTTGCAGAGCCGAGAACTCTTCGAATGACAAAGCCGAGGAAGGCTCGAAGGGGTCGCAGGAGCGAAGCTGCTGCTGTGGAAGACTTTGTCAGGGACTCCCTCGATCAAACATTTGCATCGATTCGGAAGCAGAGCCCGGAGGTTTTTGAGAATTACAAGGAAGATGCAATTCTAAAAAACAGGAAG GGAAGAGCTGaagatgacgatgatgattGTGACGGTGATGAAAATGATGatgaaagagagaaagagtttGTAGTTGAGGAGGAAAGTATGAGTTGGCCCGTTGATGCTGACGTGGGTTGGGGAATAAGAGCATCAGAGTATTTTGAGCAACACCCTATCAGGAATGTCGTTGGGGAAGGCGGTGCTGAGATTGACTGGGAAGGAGAAGTAGAGGATAGTTGGGTTAAGGAGATCAATTGTCTGGAATGGGAGAGCTTCGCTTTCCATCCAAGCCCATTGATTGTCCTTGTGTTTGAGAGATACAACAG GGCTTCAGAGAATTGGAAAGCTTTGAAGGAACTTGAGAGTGCTATTAAAGTTTACTGGAAGTGTAAAGATCGACTACCCCCTCGG GCTATAAAAATAGACATTAACATTGAGAGAGATTTGGCATATGCtcttaaagttaaaaattgcCCACAAGTTCTGTTCTTACGAGGAAACAAAATCTTATACCGGGAGAAAG AGTTCCGAACTGCCGATGAGTTGATTCAGATGATCGCGCACTTCTATTATAATGCGAAGAAGCCTTCATGGGTCAAGGATACAGCTCTAAACCCTGCTTACAAATTCTAA